Proteins encoded within one genomic window of Streptomyces sp. NBC_01237:
- a CDS encoding M56 family metallopeptidase yields MTAALLVPLLMPFAAPALTRWAGPHLRPTAALWTLTATACALAGGWLAALGGLLLAGALTMSTLARLGHLIHPLDIAPAVVAYPATALAVGALAVCAYAMTRSALRQFRQYRTAHAQLQNAPTAGDLSVLDRPEADAYALPGNPGRIVVTAGMLRALDGPEREALLAHERAHLAGRHHYFLAAADLATRCHPALRGLRGAIGLAVERVADEAAAAAVGDRHLTARAIGRAALAGTTGRAARPAFAAGAAGGPVPQRVKALLQPAATHNRLAVAAACALLACSAASVAGTATGLVNLHHHVEIAQGEAQDD; encoded by the coding sequence GTGACCGCCGCCCTGCTCGTGCCGCTGCTGATGCCGTTCGCAGCGCCGGCGCTCACACGCTGGGCCGGCCCGCACCTTCGGCCGACGGCCGCCCTGTGGACGCTGACCGCGACCGCGTGCGCGCTGGCGGGCGGCTGGCTCGCCGCGCTCGGCGGCCTGCTCCTCGCCGGCGCGCTCACCATGTCCACCCTGGCCCGCCTCGGCCACCTGATCCACCCCCTGGACATCGCGCCCGCCGTGGTCGCCTATCCGGCGACCGCACTCGCCGTCGGCGCCCTCGCTGTCTGCGCGTACGCCATGACCCGGTCCGCCCTGCGCCAATTCCGCCAGTACCGCACCGCGCACGCACAGCTGCAGAACGCGCCCACCGCAGGCGACCTCAGCGTCCTGGACCGCCCAGAAGCCGATGCCTACGCCCTTCCGGGGAACCCGGGGCGGATCGTGGTGACCGCCGGCATGCTGCGCGCCCTGGACGGACCCGAGCGCGAGGCCCTCCTCGCCCACGAACGGGCCCACCTGGCCGGACGCCACCACTACTTTCTTGCCGCCGCCGACCTCGCCACCCGCTGTCATCCCGCACTGAGGGGACTTCGCGGCGCCATTGGCCTCGCCGTCGAACGCGTCGCCGACGAAGCTGCCGCGGCCGCGGTCGGCGACCGGCACCTGACCGCGCGGGCCATCGGCCGAGCAGCCCTCGCCGGGACGACCGGCAGGGCCGCGCGCCCCGCCTTCGCCGCAGGAGCCGCGGGAGGCCCCGTACCGCAACGCGTAAAGGCCCTGCTCCAGCCAGCAGCCACCCATAACAGGCTGGCCGTCGCGGCGGCCTGCGCGCTGCTCGCGTGCTCCGCGGCCAGCGTTGCCGGAACCGCCACCGGGCTCGTAAACCTGCACCACCACGTGGAGATCGCCCAGGGCGAGGCGCAGGACGACTGA
- a CDS encoding BlaI/MecI/CopY family transcriptional regulator has translation MTEAAAERRKAGELEAGVLATLWAADGPRTAGQVQSSLPQELARTTVTTILSRLFEKGTVGRERSGRGFAYFPVQDAHGLTARRMHHELDKDTDRQSVLARFVSDLGPEDERILRDLLEDGGGR, from the coding sequence ATGACCGAGGCCGCCGCCGAGCGCAGGAAGGCCGGTGAGCTGGAGGCGGGTGTGCTCGCGACACTGTGGGCCGCGGACGGCCCCCGGACCGCCGGACAGGTGCAGAGCAGCCTGCCTCAGGAACTGGCCCGCACGACGGTGACCACGATCCTGTCCCGCCTCTTCGAGAAGGGGACCGTCGGCCGGGAACGCTCCGGCCGCGGATTCGCCTACTTCCCCGTCCAGGACGCCCACGGCCTGACCGCCCGGCGGATGCACCACGAGCTCGACAAGGACACCGACCGCCAGAGCGTGCTGGCCCGGTTCGTCTCCGACCTGGGACCCGAGGACGAACGCATACTGCGCGACCTCCTGGAGGACGGTGGCGGGCGGTGA
- a CDS encoding DedA family protein yields the protein MAPPVLAASSLAVNLLDAQSLLATFGVLGIAVVMFAETGLLVGFFLPGDSLLFTAGLLCAGTADKAATLSLPWVLAASAAGALAGAQAGYLIGRRAGGAVLSRSRSKRLHEGAERAKELLERYGHAKAIVLARFVPVVRTVLNPLAGALNIPARVFTLWQVAGGLVWTAGLVLAGYALGSSLPNVDRYLLPIVALIVAVSLLPLAIELLRSRRTGKDQNGSA from the coding sequence ATGGCCCCACCCGTCCTCGCCGCTTCGTCGCTTGCGGTCAACCTGCTCGATGCCCAGTCGCTGCTGGCGACGTTCGGTGTCCTGGGCATCGCGGTGGTGATGTTCGCCGAGACGGGGCTGCTGGTCGGCTTCTTCCTGCCCGGTGACTCCCTCCTCTTCACCGCGGGCCTGCTGTGCGCGGGCACCGCTGACAAGGCCGCGACGCTGTCCCTGCCCTGGGTCCTCGCGGCTTCGGCGGCCGGCGCGCTGGCAGGCGCCCAGGCCGGATACCTCATCGGGCGCCGGGCCGGCGGAGCGGTCCTGTCCCGGAGCAGGTCCAAGCGCCTGCACGAGGGCGCCGAGCGCGCAAAGGAGCTGCTGGAGCGGTACGGGCACGCCAAGGCCATCGTGCTGGCCCGCTTCGTCCCGGTGGTCCGCACGGTCCTGAACCCGCTCGCCGGGGCGCTGAACATTCCGGCACGCGTCTTCACCTTGTGGCAGGTGGCCGGCGGCCTGGTCTGGACAGCCGGTCTGGTGCTGGCCGGCTACGCGCTCGGCTCCTCCCTCCCCAATGTCGACCGGTACCTGCTGCCGATCGTCGCCCTGATCGTCGCGGTGTCCCTGCTGCCTTTGGCGATCGAACTGCTCCGCTCCCGGCGGACCGGCAAGGACCAGAACGGATCTGCTTGA
- a CDS encoding phosphatase PAP2 family protein has product MTPPYDGSAIDGPVYLDIVGLAHRSPAWVNSLITGWSAYGLGIFALLTLVAWWKARRAGTPAAVTALAVPLVTVLAFGVDSLLKLAVREDRPCQQLGVVTLEACPAAGDWSFPSNHAALASAAAFALLLVSRRLGLIAIAAALLMAASRIWVGVHYPHDVLVGLAVGALVALPATWAVRRKQNTLAARLKDSPLRPLLAAA; this is encoded by the coding sequence ATGACTCCCCCGTACGACGGCTCGGCCATCGACGGCCCCGTCTACCTCGACATCGTCGGCCTTGCCCACCGGTCCCCCGCCTGGGTCAACAGCCTGATCACCGGCTGGTCGGCCTACGGGCTGGGCATCTTCGCACTGCTCACGCTCGTCGCGTGGTGGAAGGCCCGCCGCGCGGGCACCCCGGCGGCCGTCACCGCCCTCGCCGTCCCCCTGGTCACCGTCCTCGCCTTCGGCGTCGACTCCCTGCTGAAACTCGCCGTCCGCGAGGACCGGCCCTGCCAGCAACTGGGCGTGGTCACCCTCGAAGCGTGCCCGGCGGCCGGTGACTGGTCCTTCCCCAGCAACCACGCCGCCCTCGCCTCCGCGGCAGCCTTCGCGCTGCTCCTCGTCTCACGCCGACTGGGCCTCATCGCCATCGCGGCGGCGCTCCTGATGGCCGCCTCCCGGATCTGGGTGGGCGTGCACTACCCGCACGACGTCCTCGTCGGGCTCGCCGTCGGCGCCCTCGTCGCCCTCCCCGCCACCTGGGCCGTGCGGCGCAAGCAGAACACGCTCGCAGCCCGGCTGAAGGACAGCCCGCTGCGCCCCCTGCTGGCCGCGGCGTGA
- a CDS encoding ricin-type beta-trefoil lectin domain protein gives MAHADGKKKAVRTRAALLRWSAPCLAMGLLLLPLLDRPAGVAAGHAPALLDGPGARSGSRVCARTMVGVAHEDDDLLFINPDIQQAIGPRCAFSTVYLTAGDAGRAYAGGDHVQSREEGVRAAYAEMAGLPDRWTRDDLHLGARTIASFTLNGKTGVRLSFLRLPDGNPDGRGYPGYSHQSLLKLFRGEIRTIRPVDRTQSYTERQLVDSLTALARRDGIKRVLTLDYDNTAFGHTYTPGADHSDHAVAGRYFRRAAFGLPEGVQAEVKGYLGYGMSRLPENLDPVRTRQKNAIFQSYRTGEGCESRACPPGHYMSGKYQEWVRREYALKPRAAQPGEIVSAMGLAIPAGRYERCLGAAGGPRRPGAAVEASTFDCDGSASQSWRIHGGTIRSGTSRHCLTADSQRVTLSPCDGRPQQEWRLDKQGRIESGGHCLFQGDLAARNPRLALGPCTPLRPELRWYGADALPGA, from the coding sequence GTGGCACATGCGGATGGGAAGAAGAAAGCGGTCAGGACCCGTGCGGCGCTCCTGCGCTGGAGTGCGCCGTGCCTGGCGATGGGTCTGCTTCTCCTGCCGTTGCTCGACCGGCCTGCCGGTGTGGCCGCCGGACACGCTCCCGCGCTCCTCGACGGGCCGGGTGCCCGCAGCGGTTCCCGTGTCTGTGCGCGCACGATGGTGGGCGTGGCGCACGAGGACGACGATCTGCTGTTCATCAATCCGGACATCCAGCAGGCCATCGGGCCGCGATGCGCGTTCAGCACGGTCTATCTGACTGCTGGGGACGCCGGCCGGGCATACGCCGGTGGCGACCACGTACAGAGCAGGGAAGAGGGTGTTCGAGCGGCGTACGCGGAAATGGCGGGCCTCCCGGACCGCTGGACGCGGGACGACCTCCACTTGGGCGCCCGCACCATCGCGTCCTTCACCTTGAACGGCAAGACCGGTGTACGGCTCTCCTTCCTCAGGCTTCCCGACGGAAATCCGGACGGCCGCGGGTACCCGGGGTACTCCCACCAGAGCCTCCTGAAACTCTTCCGCGGCGAGATCCGGACGATTCGGCCGGTGGACAGGACGCAGAGTTATACGGAGCGGCAACTCGTCGATTCACTCACCGCTCTCGCCCGGCGGGACGGAATCAAGCGCGTCCTCACTCTCGATTACGACAACACCGCCTTCGGACACACGTATACGCCGGGCGCCGATCACAGCGACCACGCAGTGGCCGGCAGGTACTTCCGGCGCGCCGCGTTCGGCCTTCCGGAAGGCGTCCAGGCCGAGGTGAAGGGGTATCTCGGATACGGAATGTCCCGTCTCCCCGAAAACCTGGACCCGGTCCGGACCCGGCAGAAGAACGCGATCTTCCAGTCCTATCGCACCGGTGAGGGGTGCGAGTCCAGAGCATGCCCGCCCGGCCACTACATGAGCGGGAAGTACCAGGAGTGGGTGCGCAGGGAGTACGCCCTGAAGCCCCGGGCGGCGCAGCCGGGAGAGATCGTGTCGGCGATGGGCCTGGCGATTCCAGCGGGGCGGTACGAGCGCTGTCTCGGTGCGGCGGGTGGCCCGAGAAGGCCGGGCGCGGCCGTGGAAGCGAGCACCTTCGACTGCGACGGCAGTGCCAGCCAGTCCTGGCGTATCCACGGCGGAACGATCAGGTCGGGGACCAGTCGGCACTGCCTCACTGCCGACTCGCAGCGGGTCACCCTTTCGCCGTGCGACGGCCGTCCTCAGCAGGAATGGCGCCTGGACAAGCAGGGGCGGATCGAATCCGGTGGCCACTGCCTGTTCCAGGGCGACCTGGCGGCCCGGAACCCGCGTCTGGCCCTGGGACCGTGCACCCCTCTGCGACCGGAACTGCGCTGGTACGGGGCTGACGCGCTGCCAGGCGCGTAG
- a CDS encoding DUF6056 family protein encodes MAEAEQPTYRNGPGSRGFRTVPWTYVLCLFPLGLIALASWFARWVRLSGDDWCFLPVIRDHGLSGMVGKFYVHDNGRIMNGALVWLYGRFGVAGHQWFAPLSAVFVLGVLWAVTTLALRRAASTVPRGMPLLVASMVTVVFLLGSPNTYKTFYWPAASVSHTLPPVLACAAVIPLLAARSRGGRAVALTISLLIALCIGTLSEQTTVVVMVVLLAALVLTFRMPGGHQRRRLQVWCAVGLAGTVAGAVILVTSPGSRHRRGRFSAAEGTSLIAPDSLAGAARGFTHIMIDTFSAWQYLGALAAGVLLGLVIRGPGGTPPNSPHRPVLLVCAGAVTFLVSGYLATLAAYPVFRAGVVASTRLWNDFLFLYIVLLTALGILLGQALQGLQRRVGVMCWGAAVVCAGTCIGLVPPLVHLGDQMQVRAHNWERQDQWIRARVAHGAKTVPYTPTPIAKMTEPFGNGKRSWSTACVADYYDVKRVDHSPRHP; translated from the coding sequence GTGGCAGAAGCAGAGCAGCCGACGTACAGGAACGGCCCCGGCTCCCGGGGGTTCCGGACCGTGCCGTGGACGTACGTCCTGTGTCTGTTCCCGTTGGGCCTGATCGCGCTGGCCTCCTGGTTCGCACGGTGGGTGCGGCTGAGCGGCGATGACTGGTGTTTCCTCCCGGTCATCCGTGATCACGGACTCTCCGGGATGGTCGGCAAGTTCTACGTCCATGACAACGGACGGATCATGAACGGTGCGCTGGTCTGGCTCTACGGCAGGTTCGGCGTCGCGGGGCACCAGTGGTTCGCCCCGCTCAGTGCCGTGTTCGTACTGGGGGTTCTGTGGGCCGTGACCACGCTGGCGCTGCGCCGGGCCGCGTCGACGGTCCCGCGCGGGATGCCTCTTCTTGTGGCGTCCATGGTGACAGTGGTGTTCCTGCTGGGGTCGCCCAACACGTACAAGACGTTCTACTGGCCCGCGGCATCCGTCTCGCACACCCTGCCCCCGGTCCTCGCCTGCGCGGCCGTCATCCCGCTCCTTGCCGCCCGGTCGCGCGGGGGCCGGGCCGTCGCGCTGACCATCAGCCTGCTCATCGCTCTCTGTATCGGAACGCTCTCGGAGCAGACCACGGTCGTCGTGATGGTGGTGCTGCTCGCCGCACTCGTGCTGACCTTCCGGATGCCGGGCGGGCATCAGCGCCGTCGGCTGCAAGTGTGGTGCGCGGTCGGCCTGGCCGGAACAGTGGCCGGCGCCGTGATCCTGGTGACGTCTCCGGGCTCGCGGCACCGGCGGGGCCGGTTCAGTGCCGCGGAGGGCACCTCGCTGATCGCCCCGGATTCACTGGCCGGGGCCGCCCGCGGCTTCACGCACATCATGATCGACACGTTCTCCGCGTGGCAGTACCTCGGTGCGCTCGCCGCCGGCGTCCTGCTCGGCCTGGTCATACGCGGCCCCGGCGGGACCCCGCCGAACTCACCGCACCGTCCGGTCCTGCTGGTATGCGCAGGCGCCGTCACGTTCCTTGTCAGCGGCTACCTCGCCACGCTCGCCGCATACCCCGTCTTCCGCGCCGGTGTGGTGGCCTCCACCCGGCTGTGGAACGACTTCCTCTTCCTGTACATCGTGCTGCTGACCGCCCTCGGCATACTCCTCGGGCAGGCACTCCAGGGACTCCAGCGGCGCGTCGGCGTCATGTGCTGGGGCGCCGCGGTGGTGTGTGCCGGCACATGTATCGGCCTCGTACCCCCGCTCGTCCACCTCGGGGACCAGATGCAGGTGCGGGCGCACAACTGGGAACGGCAGGACCAATGGATCCGTGCCCGGGTCGCGCACGGAGCGAAGACCGTCCCCTACACACCGACACCGATCGCCAAAATGACGGAACCGTTCGGCAACGGGAAGCGAAGCTGGTCGACGGCCTGTGTGGCCGACTACTACGACGTGAAACGCGTGGACCACTCACCACGGCACCCCTGA
- a CDS encoding class F sortase has protein sequence MTEPARTPGPLAIGAVPVHTGPTEAVASAERGHAAPPIRIRIPAIGLDQPLIGLGVQQDGHLGVPPDPSQIGWWSDGPRPGGPGATVVVGHVDSTTGPGAFHGLSTLRPGDEVILARDDRTSVTFIVQALRQYEKDTLPDSQVYATTGPPALRLITCSGTYDRARGEYRDNLVVYAAPAPEA, from the coding sequence TTGACAGAACCCGCTCGGACGCCCGGACCCCTCGCCATAGGCGCGGTGCCGGTGCACACCGGGCCCACAGAGGCCGTTGCGTCCGCCGAACGCGGGCACGCGGCGCCGCCGATACGGATCCGCATACCCGCCATCGGCCTCGACCAGCCCCTGATCGGCCTGGGGGTCCAGCAGGACGGCCACCTCGGTGTCCCCCCAGACCCCTCACAGATCGGCTGGTGGAGCGACGGTCCGCGGCCGGGCGGCCCGGGCGCGACCGTGGTCGTCGGCCATGTCGACTCCACCACCGGCCCCGGCGCCTTTCACGGCCTTTCCACGCTCCGCCCGGGCGACGAAGTCATCCTGGCCCGCGATGACAGGACCAGCGTCACCTTCATCGTCCAGGCGCTGCGTCAGTACGAGAAGGACACCCTTCCCGACAGCCAGGTCTACGCGACCACCGGGCCGCCTGCCCTGCGCCTTATCACCTGTTCAGGAACCTATGACCGCGCACGCGGCGAGTACCGCGACAACCTCGTCGTCTACGCCGCCCCCGCTCCCGAAGCGTGA
- a CDS encoding DUF4331 domain-containing protein has translation MPRRRSASRRAERTLAASGALALATAAAVTGLAPASSSASSHREAPMTAGDPRADNTDVYAFTSPDKPDTVTLVANWIPFQEPNGGPNFYPFASDARYNIKIDADGNGKPDTTYTWVFTDHIRDNADQFLYNTGAVKSLKDETLNFRQTYSLTVTDSDGRPKTLLKDAPAAPSNVGKASMPDYASLRKQAVLPLPDGGQTYAGQASDPFFLDLRIFDLLYGGDLKETGHNTLAGYNVNTVAIQVPKKAVALKGDATRNPVIGVWSTTDRRGATLASAGSEGAGDAKAADAQGAREKGAEEGWRQVSRLGNPLVNEVVVPLKYKDAFNALSPEKDATVTPVVDKVKDPIVPKLIQNIYGVPAPAAPRNDLVEIFLTGICKECGPIKADLNSQRLNADVAKAGVVPAEELRLNMSVPPAAKPNRLGVLGQDLAGFPNGRRLNDDVVDIALQALEGAAQTGKIVPALAAGDAVDTPYRSPGDSFPYVALPNTAAVNQADSLHPDGGVGAGLGGLVSGDGFPIVPVTAVAGGALLACAGAMALRRRRTGQA, from the coding sequence ATGCCCCGACGAAGGTCCGCCTCACGCCGGGCCGAACGCACCCTCGCCGCATCCGGCGCCCTCGCCCTGGCGACCGCAGCCGCCGTCACCGGCCTGGCACCCGCCTCCAGCTCGGCATCGAGCCACCGCGAGGCGCCGATGACCGCAGGTGACCCCCGGGCCGACAACACCGACGTCTACGCCTTCACCAGCCCGGACAAGCCCGACACCGTCACCCTGGTGGCGAACTGGATCCCCTTCCAGGAACCCAACGGCGGGCCCAACTTCTACCCGTTCGCCAGCGATGCCCGCTACAACATCAAGATCGACGCGGACGGTAACGGCAAACCAGACACCACCTACACGTGGGTGTTCACCGACCACATCCGCGACAACGCCGACCAGTTCCTCTACAACACGGGCGCCGTGAAGTCGCTCAAAGACGAGACCCTCAACTTCCGCCAGACCTACAGCCTCACGGTCACCGACAGCGACGGCAGGCCCAAGACGCTCCTCAAGGACGCGCCCGCAGCGCCCTCCAACGTCGGCAAGGCGTCAATGCCCGACTACGCCTCGCTGCGCAAGCAGGCCGTGCTTCCACTGCCGGACGGCGGGCAGACGTACGCGGGCCAGGCATCCGACCCCTTCTTCCTCGACCTGCGGATCTTCGACCTCCTCTACGGCGGCGACCTGAAGGAAACCGGGCACAACACGCTCGCCGGCTACAACGTCAACACCGTCGCCATCCAGGTGCCGAAGAAGGCCGTAGCTCTCAAGGGCGACGCCACGCGCAACCCCGTGATCGGTGTGTGGTCCACGACCGACCGCCGAGGGGCAACCCTCGCCAGCGCAGGCAGCGAGGGCGCCGGGGATGCCAAGGCGGCGGACGCGCAGGGCGCACGCGAAAAGGGTGCTGAAGAGGGCTGGCGTCAGGTCTCGCGCCTGGGCAACCCGCTCGTCAACGAAGTGGTCGTGCCGCTGAAGTACAAGGACGCCTTCAACGCGCTGAGCCCTGAGAAGGACGCCACGGTCACACCCGTCGTCGACAAGGTGAAGGACCCGATCGTTCCCAAGCTCATCCAGAACATCTACGGGGTTCCCGCCCCCGCCGCGCCCCGCAACGACCTGGTCGAGATCTTCCTCACCGGGATCTGCAAGGAATGCGGCCCCATCAAGGCCGACCTCAACTCGCAACGGCTCAACGCGGACGTCGCCAAGGCCGGGGTGGTCCCGGCCGAAGAGCTGCGACTGAACATGTCGGTCCCGCCGGCCGCCAAGCCCAACCGCCTCGGCGTCCTCGGCCAGGACCTGGCCGGCTTCCCCAACGGCCGCCGCCTCAACGACGATGTCGTCGACATCGCACTCCAGGCCCTCGAAGGCGCCGCGCAGACCGGCAAGATCGTGCCCGCCCTGGCTGCAGGTGACGCCGTCGACACCCCCTACCGCTCGCCGGGAGACTCCTTCCCGTACGTGGCGCTCCCCAACACCGCGGCCGTCAACCAGGCCGACTCCCTCCACCCCGACGGCGGCGTCGGCGCGGGCCTCGGCGGCCTCGTCTCCGGCGACGGATTCCCCATCGTGCCCGTCACAGCCGTCGCCGGCGGCGCACTGCTGGCCTGCGCCGGAGCAATGGCCCTGCGCCGACGGCGCACCGGCCAGGCATGA
- a CDS encoding nickel/cobalt transporter, whose product MNHNTLRRALTTLAAATLAAVASVASASAATAHPLGNFSVNYHTGLLLRPDRIDARVVVDRAEISTLQERPVIDTDHDDSVSDSESRAYAARACSGLSGQLHLSVAGTRADWKPSSATLVYENGEAGLKTSRLTCGLTAPADLTERVGIRAETDYDTARIGWREMTATGRGVRITHSDVPATSATRELRQYPQDPLASPIHQRTAALRSEPGQGTAAAPTVVDFPGAGVIGGVLTKVTGVFDSLVGAREITLPVGLLALFLALVLGASHAAMPGHGKTIMAAYLAGRRGTKQDALTVGATVTLTHTAGVLVLGLALPISTHLAGETVLMWLSAASGLLVIGIGFWLLVGAVRGRPQHNHHHHGPNHSHSHSDVGHRHDHTHTHGPERPHRHRPAALVPVPDSAPAGELQVNPTVATLAPPDHEHHPSGTPTVPRTARRASRSGLIGMGIAGGLVPSPSALVVLLGAVALGRTAFGILLVIGYGLGMAATLTLAGLLLVRLRERIENHGRARTLRHNPLLRKLARTGPVITSLLVITVGLGLTLRAATGNG is encoded by the coding sequence ATGAACCACAACACCCTGCGTCGAGCCCTCACCACCCTGGCCGCCGCCACCCTGGCCGCCGTCGCGAGCGTGGCGTCAGCCTCTGCGGCTACCGCCCACCCCCTGGGCAACTTCAGCGTCAATTACCACACGGGCCTCCTCCTTCGGCCCGACCGGATCGACGCCCGGGTCGTGGTCGATCGCGCAGAGATCTCAACCCTCCAGGAACGCCCCGTCATCGACACCGACCACGATGACAGCGTCAGCGACAGCGAGTCGCGCGCCTACGCCGCGCGAGCCTGTTCCGGCCTGAGCGGGCAGCTCCACCTGAGCGTGGCCGGTACTCGAGCGGACTGGAAACCGTCATCGGCCACCCTGGTGTACGAGAACGGCGAAGCCGGCCTGAAGACCAGCCGCCTCACCTGCGGTCTGACCGCCCCGGCCGATCTCACCGAGCGCGTCGGCATCCGAGCGGAAACGGACTACGACACCGCGCGCATTGGCTGGCGCGAGATGACCGCCACCGGGCGGGGCGTCAGGATCACCCATAGCGATGTGCCTGCCACCTCCGCCACCCGCGAGCTGCGCCAGTACCCGCAGGATCCCCTCGCCTCCCCGATCCACCAGCGCACAGCGGCACTGCGCAGCGAGCCCGGGCAGGGTACGGCCGCCGCGCCGACGGTGGTGGACTTCCCCGGTGCGGGCGTCATCGGCGGGGTGCTCACGAAGGTCACCGGGGTCTTCGACTCGCTCGTCGGGGCCCGCGAGATCACCCTGCCCGTGGGACTGCTGGCTCTGTTCCTGGCCCTCGTCCTCGGGGCGTCCCACGCGGCGATGCCCGGACACGGCAAGACCATCATGGCCGCGTACCTCGCGGGCCGCCGCGGCACCAAGCAGGACGCCCTCACCGTCGGTGCCACCGTCACCCTCACGCACACCGCCGGCGTCCTCGTCCTGGGACTCGCCCTTCCAATCTCCACCCATCTGGCCGGTGAAACCGTCCTGATGTGGCTCAGCGCCGCCAGCGGGCTTCTCGTCATCGGCATCGGCTTCTGGCTCCTCGTAGGCGCCGTCAGGGGCAGGCCACAACACAACCACCATCACCACGGACCGAACCACAGCCACAGCCACAGCGACGTCGGCCACCGTCATGACCACACTCACACGCACGGACCCGAACGTCCGCATCGTCACCGGCCTGCCGCACTGGTCCCCGTGCCCGACAGCGCGCCGGCCGGGGAACTGCAGGTGAACCCCACGGTCGCGACCCTCGCCCCGCCGGACCACGAGCACCACCCGTCAGGCACGCCAACGGTTCCTCGAACTGCCCGGCGTGCGAGCAGGTCCGGCCTCATCGGCATGGGCATCGCCGGCGGTCTCGTCCCCAGCCCCTCCGCCCTCGTCGTCCTCCTCGGTGCCGTCGCCCTGGGGCGTACTGCCTTCGGCATCCTCCTCGTCATCGGCTATGGACTCGGCATGGCCGCGACCCTCACCCTCGCCGGACTTCTCCTCGTCCGCCTGCGCGAACGGATCGAGAATCATGGCCGGGCCCGGACTCTCCGTCACAACCCCCTGCTCAGGAAGCTGGCGCGGACCGGCCCCGTCATCACCTCGCTCCTCGTCATCACCGTGGGCCTCGGCCTGACCCTGCGGGCGGCGACGGGAAACGGATAG
- a CDS encoding tetratricopeptide repeat protein, translating to MYPDHTAPTDTPPSSSRGGRRLRNIAVTLALGAAMFAAGAVMLTPDETTVSRPAGQGQPAGPPRGSIEALQARVARLPRDPGGWAALGMAYVQQARTTADPATYARAEKALGTSLTVQSTDNTDAEVAMGALSAARHDFPTALRWARRATTSGPYSSSAYGVLADAYTQLGRYDEADEAVQKMTDLRPDASSLARASYAFELKGDNDRARALMRRSLAAAATPADTAFAHNVLATLDLQDANPRAALARTQTALRAAPADSALLETRARAQLALGDTTRAVADYRAAIAIAPLPHYLLGLGELEQSLGHRDRAEDQYALLRAQDRIREAAGDPADTDAILFEADHGNPRRAVTMAEKTLRTRPFVAVHDAYAWALHRTGRDAEALVQAEEALALGTRSTLFQYHRAVVHHALGDPEAARRDLTEVLREPGFQPLQADAARALLQRIDTTP from the coding sequence GTGTACCCCGACCACACCGCACCGACGGACACGCCGCCATCATCGTCACGAGGCGGCCGGCGGTTGCGGAACATCGCGGTCACCCTGGCCCTGGGTGCGGCGATGTTCGCCGCCGGCGCGGTCATGCTGACACCCGACGAGACCACCGTTTCCCGCCCGGCGGGCCAGGGGCAACCAGCGGGTCCGCCACGCGGGTCAATCGAAGCGCTCCAGGCTCGGGTGGCCCGGCTGCCGAGGGACCCGGGCGGTTGGGCCGCCCTGGGAATGGCCTATGTCCAGCAGGCGCGCACCACCGCCGACCCGGCCACCTACGCCCGGGCCGAGAAGGCGCTGGGGACTTCACTCACCGTACAGAGCACGGACAACACGGACGCGGAGGTCGCCATGGGCGCCCTGTCCGCGGCCCGTCACGACTTCCCCACCGCGCTGCGCTGGGCCCGCAGGGCCACCACCAGCGGCCCCTACAGCTCCTCCGCCTACGGAGTCCTCGCCGACGCCTACACCCAGCTGGGCCGCTACGACGAAGCCGACGAGGCCGTACAGAAGATGACGGACCTGCGCCCGGACGCCTCCTCCCTCGCCCGTGCCTCCTACGCCTTCGAGCTGAAGGGGGACAACGACCGGGCCCGTGCCCTCATGCGGCGATCCCTGGCGGCGGCGGCCACCCCGGCCGACACGGCGTTCGCCCACAACGTCCTGGCAACTCTGGACCTCCAGGACGCCAACCCCCGGGCAGCACTGGCCAGGACGCAGACTGCGCTCAGGGCAGCCCCGGCGGATTCGGCGCTCCTGGAGACCCGGGCCCGCGCCCAACTGGCACTGGGCGACACCACCAGGGCCGTCGCCGACTACCGGGCGGCCATCGCGATCGCCCCCCTGCCGCACTACCTGTTGGGCCTGGGCGAACTTGAGCAGTCCCTGGGCCACCGCGACCGGGCTGAAGACCAGTACGCCCTCCTGCGCGCCCAGGACCGCATCCGGGAAGCCGCCGGCGATCCGGCGGACACGGACGCGATCCTCTTCGAAGCCGATCACGGCAACCCGCGACGCGCCGTCACGATGGCCGAAAAAACCCTGCGCACCCGCCCCTTCGTCGCCGTCCACGACGCCTACGCCTGGGCCCTGCACCGAACCGGCCGGGACGCCGAAGCGCTCGTCCAGGCCGAGGAAGCCCTCGCCCTGGGCACCCGCAGCACTCTCTTTCAGTACCACCGCGCCGTCGTCCACCACGCGTTGGGTGATCCAGAAGCTGCCCGCCGCGACCTGACCGAAGTGCTACGTGAGCCAGGCTTCCAGCCCCTGCAGGCCGACGCCGCCCGTGCCCTGCTCCAGCGAATCGACACCACACCATGA